The following coding sequences are from one Macaca nemestrina isolate mMacNem1 chromosome 1, mMacNem.hap1, whole genome shotgun sequence window:
- the LOC105497787 gene encoding histone H2B type 2-E, with protein sequence MPEPAKSAPAPKKGSKKAVTKAQKKDGKKRKRSRKESYSIYVYKVLKQVHPDTGISSKAMGIMNSFVNDIFERIAGEASRLAHYNKRSTITSREIQTAVRLLLPGELAKHAVSEGTKAVTKYTSSK encoded by the coding sequence ATGCCTGAACCGGCAAAATCCGCTCCGGCTCCTAAAAAGGGCTCCAAGAAAGCCGTCACCAAAGCCCAGAAGAAAGACGGCAAGAAGCGCAAGCGCAGCCGCAAGGAGAGCTACTCCATCTACGTGTACAAGGTGCTGAAGCAGGTCCACCCCGACACCGGCATCTCGTCCAAGGCCATGGGCATCATGAACTCCTTCGTCAACGACATTTTCGAGCGCATCGCGGGAGAGGCGTCCCGCCTGGCGCACTACAACAAGCGCTCCACCATCACGTCCCGCGAGATCCAGACGGCCGTGCGCCTGCTGCTGCCCGGCGAGCTGGCCAAGCACGCCGTGTCCGAGGGCACCAAGGCAGTCACCAAGTACACCAGCTCCAAGTGA
- the LOC139360226 gene encoding histone H3, whose amino-acid sequence MARTKQTARKSTGGKAPRKQLATKAARKSAPATGGVKKPHRYRPGTVALREIRRYQKSTELLIRKLPFQRLVREIAQDFKTDLRFQSSAVMALQEASEAYLVGLFEDTNLCAIHAKRVTIMPKDIQLARRIRGERA is encoded by the coding sequence ATGGCCCGTACTAAGCAGACTGCCCGCAAGTCGACCGGCGGCAAGGCCCCGAGGAAGCAGCTGGCCACCAAGGCGGCCCGCAAGAGCGCGCCGGCCACGGGCGGGGTGAAGAAGCCGCACCGCTACCGGCCCGGCACCGTGGCCCTGCGGGAGATCCGGCGCTACCAGAAGTCCACGGAGCTGCTGATCCGCAAGCTGCCCTTCCAGCGGCTGGTACGCGAGATCGCGCAGGACTTTAAGACGGACCTGCGCTTCCAGAGTTCTGCCGTGATGGCGCTGCAGGAGGCCAGCGAGGCCTACCTGGTGGGGCTGTTCGAAGACACGAACCTGTGCGCCATCCACGCCAAGCGCGTGACCATCATGCCCAAGGACATCCAGCTGGCCCGCCGCATCCGTGGTGAGCGGGCTTAA
- the LOC139360231 gene encoding histone H4 — protein MSGRGKGGKGLGKGGAKRHRKVLRDNIQGITKPAIRRLARRGGVKRISGLIYEETRGVLKVFLENVIRDAVTYTEHAKRKTVTAMDVVYALKRQGRTLYGFGG, from the coding sequence ATGTCTGGCAGGGGAAAGGGTGGAAAAGGCTTAGGCAAAGGGGGCGCTAAGCGCCACCGCAAGGTCCTGAGAGACAACATTCAGGGCATCACCAAGCCTGCCATTCGGCGTCTAGCTCGGCGTGGCGGCGTTAAGCGGATCTCTGGCCTCATTTACGAGGAGACCCGCGGTGTGCTGAAGGTGTTCCTGGAGAACGTGATTCGGGACGCAGTCACCTACACCGAGCACGCCAAGCGCAAGACCGTCACAGCCATGGATGTGGTGTACGCGCTCAAGCGCCAGGGGCGCACACTGTACGGCTTCGGAGGCTAG